A genomic region of Gimesia chilikensis contains the following coding sequences:
- a CDS encoding trans-sulfuration enzyme family protein, with translation MRFETKCVHTGVDKDSTFNSCTTPIYTSSTFYWDSLESHKGFDYTRSGNPTRSAMEENIAALEGGVSCRATATGMAAITLALHLFKPGDHIIAGDDIYGGTYRLFADVFTKWGIKFSFVKMGDIENVRAAITPETKAIWIETPSNPLLNLVDIQAVTKVAAETGSGIITIADNTFCSPYLQRPIEYGVDIVLHSTTKYLNGHSDVVGGCVISRTDELAERVAYISNALGLGCSPFDAWLVLRGVKTLGARMEAHQRGAMALAQMLEAHPKVERVYYPGLESHPHHELAKRQQSGFGGMLSFDVKDGRPVAEKVMLNSKLFLLAESLGGVESLIEYPESMSHASMTEAARREAGITEKTVRVSVGIENPDDLVADLKQALDS, from the coding sequence ATGCGTTTTGAAACAAAGTGTGTTCATACCGGAGTCGACAAGGACAGTACCTTTAACAGCTGTACGACTCCGATCTATACTTCCTCGACTTTCTACTGGGACAGCCTGGAGAGTCACAAAGGATTCGATTACACACGTAGCGGAAACCCGACGCGAAGTGCGATGGAAGAGAACATCGCGGCTCTGGAGGGGGGCGTCAGCTGTCGCGCTACTGCCACCGGTATGGCTGCCATCACACTGGCCCTGCATCTGTTTAAACCCGGCGATCACATCATCGCCGGCGATGACATTTACGGTGGTACCTACCGCCTGTTCGCAGACGTCTTCACCAAATGGGGAATTAAATTCTCCTTCGTCAAGATGGGTGACATTGAAAACGTCCGTGCGGCCATTACTCCGGAAACCAAGGCAATCTGGATCGAGACACCCAGCAATCCTCTGTTGAATCTGGTCGACATCCAGGCTGTGACGAAAGTAGCAGCCGAGACAGGCTCGGGAATCATTACGATCGCCGATAATACTTTCTGCTCTCCTTATCTGCAGCGGCCCATTGAATATGGAGTCGACATTGTTCTGCACTCGACGACGAAGTATTTGAACGGCCATTCCGATGTGGTGGGAGGCTGTGTGATTTCGCGGACAGACGAGCTGGCTGAACGGGTCGCCTATATTTCCAATGCACTGGGACTGGGATGTTCTCCCTTTGATGCCTGGCTGGTGTTGCGTGGGGTGAAGACCCTGGGAGCACGTATGGAAGCGCATCAGCGGGGAGCGATGGCTCTGGCACAGATGCTGGAAGCGCATCCCAAAGTCGAACGCGTCTATTATCCGGGACTGGAATCGCACCCGCATCATGAGCTGGCTAAGCGTCAGCAGAGTGGCTTTGGTGGGATGCTGAGTTTCGATGTTAAAGACGGGCGTCCGGTTGCCGAGAAAGTGATGCTGAACTCCAAGCTGTTTCTGCTGGCTGAATCACTGGGTGGCGTCGAGTCTCTCATCGAATATCCGGAGAGCATGAGCCACGCTTCCATGACAGAAGCGGCACGCCGTGAGGCAGGGATCACTGAAAAGACCGTTCGTGTATCTGTAGGGATTGAAAACCCGGACGATCTGGTGGCAGATTTGAAGCAGGCTTTGGACAGCTGA